GACAAGGAACTCGCCGACGCGACGACCGAGATCACCGAGGCCCCCGAGGCCGCTGACACCACCCCCCAGACCACCTTCGCCGACCTCGGCCTGCCCGAGGGCGTCGTGCGCAAGCTCGCGCAGAACGGCGTAACGACCCCCTTCCCGATCCAGGCCGCGACCATCCCGGACGCCCTGGCCGGCAAGGACATCCTCGGCCGTGGCCGTACCGGCTCCGGCAAGACCCTCTCCTTCGGCCTGCCGACCCTGGCCCAGCTGGCCGGCGGCCGCACCGAGAAGAAGCGGCCCCGCGCCGTCATCCTCACCCCGACCCGCGAGCTCGCCATGCAGGTCGCCGACGCCCTCCAGCCGTACGGCGACGTCGTCGGCCTGAAGATGAAGGTCGTCTGCGGCGGCACCTCGATGGGCAACCAGATCTACGCCCTGGAGCGCGGCGTCGACATCCTCGTCGCCACCCCGGGCCGGCTGCGCGACATCATCAACCGCGGCGCCTGCTCCCTTCAGGACGTCCAGATCGCCGTCCTCGACGAGGCCGACCAGATGTCCGACCTGGGCTTCCTGCCCGAGGTCACCGAGCTGCTCGACCAGGTCCCGGCGGACGGCCAGCGCATGCTCTTCTCCGCCACGATGGAGAACGAGATCCAGACCCTCGTCGACCGCTACCTGAACAACCCCGTCTCCCACGAGGTGGACGCGGCCCAGGGCGCGGTGACGACCATGTCGCACCACATCCTCATCGTGAAGCCCAAGGACAAGGCGCCGGTCACCGCCGCGATCGCCTCCCGCAAGGGCCGCACGATCATCTTCGTCCGCACCCAGCTGGGCGCCGACCGCGTCGCCGAGCAGCTGCGCGACGCCGGTGTGAAGGCCGACGCGCTGCACGGCGGCATGACCCAGGGCGCCCGTACCCGCACGCTGGCCGACTTCAAGGACGGTTACGTCAACGTCCTGGTCGCGACCGACGTCGCCGCCCGCGGTATCCACGTCGACGGCATCGACCTGGTCCTGAACGTGGACCCGGCCGGCGACCACAAGGACTACCTGCACCGAGCCGGCCGTACCGCCCGCGCGGGCCGCACCGGCACGGTCGTATCCCTCTCCCTGCCGCACCAGCGGCGCCAGATCTTCCGCCTGATGGAGGACGCCGGCGTCGACGCGGCCCGGCACATCATCCAGGGTGCCGGCGCCTTCGACCCGGAGGTCGCCGAGATCACCGGTGCCCGCTCCATGACCGAGGTCCAGTCCGAGTCCGCCGCCAACGCCGCCCAGCAGGCCGAGCGCGAGGTCGCCCAGCTCACCAAGCAGCTGGAGCGCGCCCAGCGCCGCGCGACCGAGCTGCGCGAGGAGGCCGACCGGCTGGTCGCCCGGGTCGCCCGCGAGCGC
Above is a genomic segment from Streptomyces fodineus containing:
- a CDS encoding DEAD/DEAH box helicase, with the protein product MSVSSTDQFVVSENEFNELSELDKELADATTEITEAPEAADTTPQTTFADLGLPEGVVRKLAQNGVTTPFPIQAATIPDALAGKDILGRGRTGSGKTLSFGLPTLAQLAGGRTEKKRPRAVILTPTRELAMQVADALQPYGDVVGLKMKVVCGGTSMGNQIYALERGVDILVATPGRLRDIINRGACSLQDVQIAVLDEADQMSDLGFLPEVTELLDQVPADGQRMLFSATMENEIQTLVDRYLNNPVSHEVDAAQGAVTTMSHHILIVKPKDKAPVTAAIASRKGRTIIFVRTQLGADRVAEQLRDAGVKADALHGGMTQGARTRTLADFKDGYVNVLVATDVAARGIHVDGIDLVLNVDPAGDHKDYLHRAGRTARAGRTGTVVSLSLPHQRRQIFRLMEDAGVDAARHIIQGAGAFDPEVAEITGARSMTEVQSESAANAAQQAEREVAQLTKQLERAQRRATELREEADRLVARVARERGEDPEAAVAEAQATAAEQLVVAEEPAQRETEREERPAASAPYERRERRNFDRDRGERGFERREERGDRGGYDRGDRGGRGFDRRDERRPFDRDRGERGFERREERGDRGGRGFERRDDRRPFDRDRRDDRGGRSFDRDRGERGFERREERGDRGGRGFERRDERRPLDRDRRDDRGGRSFERRDDRGGFRRDERGGHRGSDRPFNRDRRDDRPGFRSGGHERPHGRRDDHRGNGSFGRREDKPRWKRNG